The Thermosynechococcus sp. CL-1 genomic interval AGCCGTGGCAAAGATCGCTTTGTTGGCACCTGGGAAGACATCTCCCAAATGATCCAGCAGCAGGAATTCCTAGAGCAAGCGCGTAGGGCTGCCGAGGAAGCCAGCCGGGCCAAGAGTGAATTTTTGGCCACCATGAGCCATGAAATTCGCACCCCAATGAATGCCATCATTGGCCTCACTGGATTAGTGCTGGATACCCCCCTCAATCCCCAACAGCGGGAATTTGTCAACACCATTCGCCTCAGTGGTGATGCCCTACTTGCCATCATCAATGATATTCTCGATTTCTCTAAGATTGAGTCGGGCAAGCTGCAGTTAGAGAGCTATCCCTTTAACCTGTGTAACTGCGTCGAAGAAGTCCTCGACCTTTTGGCCAGTCGAGCCAGCGATCGCCAGGTGGAACTAGCTGCCCATATTGAGCCAGGGATTCCCTATGAGGTCATTGGTGATATGGGGCGGCTGCGGCAGGTCTTGGTGAATCTCATGGGCAATGCCATCAAATTTACCCAAGGTGGCAATGTGACCCTCTACCTTAAGGGCATGCCTGCACCAATGAGCCAGTATGAGTTTATGCCCTGCTATTACTCCTACTGGTTTGCCATTCAGGATACGGGCATCGGCATTTCGCCAACGGGCATGGCTCGCCTCTTTCAGCCCTTTATGCAAGTGGATGCCTCAACCACTCGGCACTACGGCGGCACAGGTTTGGGCCTTGTCATTTGTCAACGCCTTGTGGAGCATATGGGGGGGCAAATTTGGGTAGAAAGTAAAACGGCTACAGATCCTTTGGCCGTTGGCGGCACACCCCCAGCCAACTATGAATCGATCCCAATTGAAGAAAGTGGCTCTGTTTTTTACTTTACTGTCAAATTTCTCGTCAATCCGCGGGCCATTGCCAAAGAGAGCAGGGGGGTCGGCCATCTTGAAAATCGGCGCGTGCTCATTGTGGATGACAATGCCACCAACCGTCAAATTTTGGCCCTACAAACCAAAAACTGGAAAATGCACCCCCTTGTGGCTGAGAGTGGCCCCAAGGCCCTTGTGCTTCTTCAACAACAAGCCCTGCCGGATGTGGCCATTTTAGATCTGCAAATGCCGGAGATGGATGGCATTTCCCTTGCTCGTAAAATTCGCGCCACCTACACGCAATTGCCCCTGATTCTGCTGACCTCCCTGGGCAATACACTGCCAGAGTCGGAAACTGCTTTATTCTCTGCCCTGATCAGCAAGCCGGTCAAACAGTCCACACTGTACAATGTCTTTAACCATTTATTTGGCCAAGAGCCGACAACGGTATCGCCTAAGCCAGCGGCTGCCCTATCCTTTGAAGACTTAAAAGCTGGTCTGCCGCCGCTGCGGATTCTCATTGCCGAGGACAACAAAGTCAATCAAATGGTGGCACTGCGCATCTTAGAAAAATTGGGCTATCGCGGTGATATTGCTGCCAATGGTTTGGAGGTGCTGGATGCGGTGCAACGGCAGCCCTACGATGTGATTTTGATGGATATGCAGATGCCGGAGATGGATGGGATAACGGCTACCCGTGAGGTGATTAATCTGTTTCAACAGCTGAACCAACCCCGTCCGCGAATTATTGCCATGACCGCCAATGCCATGGAGAGCGATCGCCAGCTTTGCTTGGATGCAGGTATGGATGACTATGTGAGCAAGCCCATTAACCTTGAAGACTTGGTGCGTGCCCTGCGTCAGTGCCATCCCCTCCAGACCTCAACAACTTAACATTTAGCGATAGACTAAAGAGATAGATTAACGGGTTCTTAATTCCAGCTAGGAATAAATAATTATCTATGGTTACCCCTGAACAACTGACCACCTTAATTCAATCCAGCTTGCCCGATGCCTTTGTGCAAGTGCAAGATTTGACCGGGGGTGGCGATCATTACGAAGCTGTAGTGGTCTCTGCCGCCTTTGAGGGTAAGCGACTGGTGCAGCAGCACCAATTGGTCTATAGCAGCCTTAAGGATCTCATGGCCAGCAATGAACTCCACGCCCTTGCCCTCAAGACCTATACCCCCCAGCAATGGGCACAACGCCAGTGATTTAGAATGCAATCTATTGCTGTTCTTTTGTAACTTGTGAACTCAAGAGGGAAAGCCAACGATGACACCCGAACTCCACGCCAAAATTGATCACCTCGTCAAAAGCAACAAAATCATTGTCTTTATGAAGGGCAGCAAGCTCATGCCCCAATGCGGGTTTTCCAACAATGCGGTGCAAATCCTGAATGCCCTCGGTGTTCCCTATGAAACGGTGGATGTCCTTGAGGATTTTGAGATTCGCCAAGGGATTAAGGAGTATTCCAACTGGCCAACGATTCCCCAAGTGTTTATCAATGGTGAGTTTATTGGTGGCTCGGACATTCTCATTGAGCTATACCAAAGTGGTGAGTTGCAACAACTGGTTGAGGTGGCCTTCGCTTCATAGTTTTTGCTCACCTTCACTGACGCCCAAAATAAATCCCCCATTGCTGGGGGAGCTTCATCATCTGTTCAACAACCTTGACCGTTTGGCCGAGAGAATGGCGGATTAGCCAAGGTTCACTTTGACGACGCGGTTTTTCTCTTCTTCCGCTTTCGGCAGGGTCAGGTGCAAGATGCCATCTTTGTATTCGGCCTTGACATCGGTGTTTTGAATCCGCACTGGCAGAGGAATGACCCGTTGGAATTTACCGTAGCGGAATTCGGTGCGTTTGATACCATTGCTTTCGCTTTGGCTTTCAGATTTGCGTTCGCCACTGACAGAGACCGCATCCGCCGTCACTTGAATGTCGAGGTCTTTGGCCTCCATGCCGGGCAGTTCAATTTTTAGAAGCAAAGCATCAGGGGTTTCTTCGAGTTCGGCTGCCGGCAGGAAGCTAAGATCGTTGCGGCGTTCGGTCAAGGGAATCAATTCATCAAATAGACGGTTCATTTGGCGTTGTAGCGCATCGATTTCGCGGAACGGTTCCCAACGAACGAGTGCCATACGCTGATCCTCCTGTATTCCTTAAGGTTTTAGATTGCCCACGGGATGATTTACA includes:
- a CDS encoding response regulator translates to MFRFPLFSFIKLFLPTTAVIAALLTPLYFSQRHALLKDLQLQEEYKLERSRLLLRMILDDAVEELRALMALQVLSNLMEASAGEEAHEKAKAGLAAWQRLKKHYDQFYFFDPEGRVRFQWHATPKATDAAATKTIDRYWPILQRLTPNQIFISPLDIIEGTGISLAQPVLYIGVPLYQKAAPRGVLLVRYRASHLLNQLINNCNLGNSSCLLADDQGYWFIAENNHQEWGFHYPERQQFTIRNQYPLLWQQMQRRPRGSLLSPQGLFVYQAFFPLKANYLSADRATNSARDSSSTRWWLVSRLSDTLLAQYSRRLHQEFLVLFAALSVLAAGALLIIARDRQRKEQLRELLRSSEARFRSVSKMAPVGIFTLDAEGRPTFLNQALLDLLGVNSLEEAEQQWIERLHPEDRDRVLKAWAGCQRKRVPLNERFRVVQEDGSSRWIRARIIPLQQSRGKDRFVGTWEDISQMIQQQEFLEQARRAAEEASRAKSEFLATMSHEIRTPMNAIIGLTGLVLDTPLNPQQREFVNTIRLSGDALLAIINDILDFSKIESGKLQLESYPFNLCNCVEEVLDLLASRASDRQVELAAHIEPGIPYEVIGDMGRLRQVLVNLMGNAIKFTQGGNVTLYLKGMPAPMSQYEFMPCYYSYWFAIQDTGIGISPTGMARLFQPFMQVDASTTRHYGGTGLGLVICQRLVEHMGGQIWVESKTATDPLAVGGTPPANYESIPIEESGSVFYFTVKFLVNPRAIAKESRGVGHLENRRVLIVDDNATNRQILALQTKNWKMHPLVAESGPKALVLLQQQALPDVAILDLQMPEMDGISLARKIRATYTQLPLILLTSLGNTLPESETALFSALISKPVKQSTLYNVFNHLFGQEPTTVSPKPAAALSFEDLKAGLPPLRILIAEDNKVNQMVALRILEKLGYRGDIAANGLEVLDAVQRQPYDVILMDMQMPEMDGITATREVINLFQQLNQPRPRIIAMTANAMESDRQLCLDAGMDDYVSKPINLEDLVRALRQCHPLQTSTT
- a CDS encoding Hsp20/alpha crystallin family protein gives rise to the protein MALVRWEPFREIDALQRQMNRLFDELIPLTERRNDLSFLPAAELEETPDALLLKIELPGMEAKDLDIQVTADAVSVSGERKSESQSESNGIKRTEFRYGKFQRVIPLPVRIQNTDVKAEYKDGILHLTLPKAEEEKNRVVKVNLG
- the grxD gene encoding Grx4 family monothiol glutaredoxin, whose product is MTPELHAKIDHLVKSNKIIVFMKGSKLMPQCGFSNNAVQILNALGVPYETVDVLEDFEIRQGIKEYSNWPTIPQVFINGEFIGGSDILIELYQSGELQQLVEVAFAS
- a CDS encoding BolA family protein: MVTPEQLTTLIQSSLPDAFVQVQDLTGGGDHYEAVVVSAAFEGKRLVQQHQLVYSSLKDLMASNELHALALKTYTPQQWAQRQ